The DNA sequence CATCCATCTCATTATTGAGGAAGAAACCGGCTCCCTTCACAACAAGCTTAGAGCCAAACATGCCATTCAGCGTCGTGGTGACCGACACTGCATTACCTTGCTTGTCGACGATCGAATAATGCGTTGTCTCAACACTCTCGATCACCTCCACCGTGCCGGGTTTTACGTCTTCGCTGGGCGTAGCGCTTTCCATATCAATACTCGCCATACGCGCGCTCACGAATTCCTCGCCGGTGAGGCGGGGAATGTCGACCTCGACAAAATCCGGATCCCCGAGATAGGTCGCGCGATCCGCATAGACGCGCCGTGCCAGTTCGGTCATCAGATGAATATGGTCTGTTGAATTATGGCCCATAGCCGCCACGTCATAGGCCTCAACCCCTTTGAGAAGCTGGACAAGAGCGATGCCGCCCGAAGAGGGCGGTGGCATGGAGATAATTCGGTGGCCGCGATAGGTGCCAATAATGGGGTCGCGCCACACAGATCGATAATCTGACAGGTCTTCACGGGTGATGAGACCACCGCCCGCTTCCATCTCATCGACGATCAGCTCTGCGGTGGTACCCTCATAAAAACCAGCACGCCCCGCGTCGCGAATGCGGGTGAGCGTGGCGGCGAGGTCAGGCTGGGCGATTTCTTCGCCCGCCGCCCATGGCGTGTCTTTGAGGGCTGCAGGGGTGAATCGGTTGACCTTAGAAAAGGTGTTGCGGAAGCGATTGAGTGAACCCGCGCCCTTCGGCGTCAGGACATAGCCTTCGCTGGCGAGTGTGATGGCAGGTTGTACCAGCTCCGCAAAGGGAAGCGTACCAAAGCGTTCATGGACTTCCACCATGCCGTCAACAGTGCCAGGAACACCGACGGCAAGGGGACCAGTGAGGCTGAGACCTGGAACAACATTGCCTTCTCCGTCCAGATACATGTCCCGATGGGCGGACTTGGGCGCCCGTTCGCGATAGTCCAATGTGCCGGTGGCGCCATCTGCCTGCCGGTAGACCAGAAAGCCGCCGCCGCCAATATTGCCCGCCTGTGGGTAAACAACGGCAAGAGCGAACTGCACCGCAACCGCCGCGTCAAACGCATTGCCACCTTGCTTTAGAACATCAATGCCAACCTGGCTCGCCAGCGCATGGGCGCTAACGACCATGCCGTTCTGGCCTCGTACTTCGCCCTCGCGTTCAAACACCGCCGCCCGTTTGTTCCAATAGAAATCCTGATGGACGAACAGAGCGCCAAATATCAGAACCGCCAGCAGTGTAAGGAGAGAAAGGCCAATTTTTTTGAGCAAGGGATTAGGTCCTGTTCTTGGTGTTCTTTTCTGGAGCCGACTATGAAACGGGAGTGCGGGAGAGACAAGCTGGTGGCTCGGCGGGCACAAAAAAAGGGGAGCGCAGGCTCCCCTTTTAAAACGTTTGAAAAAGCGTGAGGCTTACTTGCCGGATGCTTTTTCGAAGAATTTGCCGGTCTGCTCGCCGCCCATGAAGAAGGCTTTGGCGTTCGACATGTCTGCGATTTTGTCGAAGTTTTCGGCAACGTCTTCAGCTGTGAGGCCGTCACGTCCGAGATACATGCCATCAGACTCCATGATCTTCGCAACAGAGAAGACGCCAGCGCCTGCGCACATAATCGTGCCGGTTGGAGCATCTTCGGAAACGAGATACATCGCAGCAGGTGTCACGCTTTCAGGTGTGAGCATCTGTTCGGCTTCAGGTGGCATCAGATTTTTTGTCATCCGTGTGTAGGCAACAGGGGCGAGCGCGTTGCAACGGATATTGTCTTTCTGGCCTTCAAGCTTCAGCGTGTTGATGAAACCAACAACGCCAAGCTTGCCAGCGCCATAATTGGTCTGGCCGAAGTTGCCGTAGAGGCCGGAAGAAGAAGACGTGACCATGATGCGGCCATAGCCCTGTTCCTTCATGATTGGGAACACAGCTTTGGTTGGCTTCACGGTGCCGAACAGGTGAACGTCGATCACCATCTGGAAGTCGCCCATCTCCATTTTCACGAAGCTCTTGTCGCGAAGAATGCCGGCATTGTTGATCAGAATGTCGATGCGACCGAACTCGTCCATGGTCTGAGAGACCATGTTGGCAACGCCAGCATCATCAGTGACAGAAGAACCGTTGGCGATGGCTTCACCACCAGCTGCTTTGATTTCTGCAACCACAGCGTCAGCAGCGGCTGAAGACCCATCAGACCCGTCAACAGAACCGCCCAGATCGTTCACAACGACCTTTGCGCCGCGCTTGGCAAGATCCAAAGCATGCGAACGGCCAAGGCCCCCGCCTGCGCCGGTAACGATGGCTACTTTGCCTTCAAAGCTAATGCTCATGTCTGACTGTCTCCTTGTGAGATGTTTCTTATGAATATGCGAGCGGCGCGTCCAGATTGAACAAAAGCCCCTCCGCCCGCAGATTTACGGGAAATTTGGCGCTCTTTGTGCCCGAGCGGGCTCCAAGGGTCAAGCCAAGGGTATGACGGGTAAAAAGGGTGAGATTTCAAGGCTTTGTAGTTGCCGTGGGAATGCCTGCCCTTAAGATGCGGGGGTTTGTTTAGCGGTATTTGGGGGCTTCATGACGATTTACGCGGCGCAG is a window from the Rhodobiaceae bacterium genome containing:
- the ggt gene encoding gamma-glutamyltranspeptidase, whose translation is MLKKIGLSLLTLLAVLIFGALFVHQDFYWNKRAAVFEREGEVRGQNGMVVSAHALASQVGIDVLKQGGNAFDAAVAVQFALAVVYPQAGNIGGGGFLVYRQADGATGTLDYRERAPKSAHRDMYLDGEGNVVPGLSLTGPLAVGVPGTVDGMVEVHERFGTLPFAELVQPAITLASEGYVLTPKGAGSLNRFRNTFSKVNRFTPAALKDTPWAAGEEIAQPDLAATLTRIRDAGRAGFYEGTTAELIVDEMEAGGGLITREDLSDYRSVWRDPIIGTYRGHRIISMPPPSSGGIALVQLLKGVEAYDVAAMGHNSTDHIHLMTELARRVYADRATYLGDPDFVEVDIPRLTGEEFVSARMASIDMESATPSEDVKPGTVEVIESVETTHYSIVDKQGNAVSVTTTLNGMFGSKLVVKGAGFFLNNEMDDFSIKPGHPNQFGLVGAEENAIQPEKRMLSSMSPTIVEQDGDLFMVVGSPGGSTIITSVFQSILNVIDFGMSAQQAVDARKSHAQWLPDVILMERGNPDVVTLVGLVVRGHMPVIYPFFDWELGRLEVILVEEDGTLIGAPDDTRGYDDTAIGY
- a CDS encoding putative short-chain type dehydrogenase/reductase; translation: MSISFEGKVAIVTGAGGGLGRSHALDLAKRGAKVVVNDLGGSVDGSDGSSAAADAVVAEIKAAGGEAIANGSSVTDDAGVANMVSQTMDEFGRIDILINNAGILRDKSFVKMEMGDFQMVIDVHLFGTVKPTKAVFPIMKEQGYGRIMVTSSSSGLYGNFGQTNYGAGKLGVVGFINTLKLEGQKDNIRCNALAPVAYTRMTKNLMPPEAEQMLTPESVTPAAMYLVSEDAPTGTIMCAGAGVFSVAKIMESDGMYLGRDGLTAEDVAENFDKIADMSNAKAFFMGGEQTGKFFEKASGK